One Bacillota bacterium genomic window, TTCCCTTTGTTATATATGACTTTTCAGAAAGGGTTTTGGATCACGGAACTGAAAATTTTTTTCAAAAAAAGAAACCCCGCCTGACGGGGTTGTAAATCAAAGGTTTTCGAACAAATTCTTGCAAGTCCTTATTCGAGTTAGAGCGGTTCCAGAGAAGCGGCAACTTTTACTATTTCCTCTTGAGGAACCCGGGCAGAAATCTCGTACCGGATGCCTCCCTTTGTCCAGATTACTTTGCTCCAGCCATCTTTCTGGCGGTAAAGGAGTTTTGCTGGTGCACCCTGGATATTGATGTCAGATATGACCGTATCTTCTGTGTCAAACCACTGGCTTTCGGAATAGTCAAAAACCGTCTCTTGAACAATTGTCAAATAATGACCTTCCTTTTCGTAATAACTGGTGATCCGCGTCTGGTGCTCCCCAAGCGGAGTTAGGGAATGCCCCTGAAAAACATATCCTGCGGGAACATACCGGGGCCCCAGGATCGGGAAGGATGGCGCCTTCTTTTTTAATTCGAAAGTGGTTAAACTACCAGGCTCTTTCGGTGTACCGGGGCCCGGTGTGTGAGTCTGGGTTTGGCGAATGCTTCCCCT contains:
- a CDS encoding DUF4367 domain-containing protein — encoded protein: MNDYHRDEIDAVLKDYVYHKMQGGEPPGAAEMWERFRRTRQAARKRRFLNLSAVAVLLVICFLGAAGLLFPQQLKALGERISSGRIILQGNRGSIRQTQTHTPGPGTPKEPGSLTTFELKKKAPSFPILGPRYVPAGYVFQGHSLTPLGEHQTRITSYYEKEGHYLTIVQETVFDYSESQWFDTEDTVISDINIQGAPAKLLYRQKDGWSKVIWTKGGIRYEISARVPQEEIVKVAASLEPL